A single Pedobacter sp. PACM 27299 DNA region contains:
- a CDS encoding glutamate-5-semialdehyde dehydrogenase → MEAIENQLINAKKARHSIASLSDEGKQALLHRLAAVILGNSTQIIEENLKDLEKMSDADPKKDRLLLNADRISGLANSLNDVALLQDPTNQLISSKQMENGLLIQKKTVALGVVGVIYESRPNVTIDVASLCIRSGNVCLLRGGQDAFHTNLFLVSLIQGVLLESGLDKNIVQQLPADRKYILEILQAEKYIDVIIPRGSNELISFVRKNALVPVIETGAGVCHTYVAESAKLNTAAEIVQNAKVSRPSVCNALDTVLVDKTIAADFLELLAPLLSEHQVEVFADDLAFSLLKESDYPHLVHAASEDFGREFLDYKCSVKVVENIQEALDHISEYSSKHSEAIITENAAEAEQFLEAVDAAVVYWNASTRFTDGQMFGLGAEIGISTQKLHARGPFALEKLVTEKWIVKGAGQIRN, encoded by the coding sequence ATGGAAGCTATAGAAAATCAGTTAATAAATGCTAAGAAAGCCAGGCATTCCATCGCTTCTTTAAGCGATGAAGGAAAGCAGGCATTGCTCCATCGTTTGGCAGCGGTAATCCTCGGGAATTCTACTCAGATTATTGAAGAAAATTTAAAAGACCTGGAAAAAATGTCTGATGCTGATCCTAAAAAGGATCGGTTGCTATTGAACGCCGATCGCATTTCAGGCCTGGCCAATAGTTTAAATGATGTCGCATTGTTGCAGGATCCAACCAATCAATTGATTTCCAGCAAGCAAATGGAGAACGGTCTACTGATTCAAAAGAAAACAGTAGCCTTAGGCGTAGTGGGTGTCATTTATGAATCCAGACCTAATGTGACGATCGATGTTGCTTCTTTATGTATCCGATCTGGAAATGTTTGTTTGCTACGTGGCGGACAAGATGCTTTTCATACCAATCTCTTTTTAGTTTCCTTGATTCAGGGAGTTTTGCTGGAATCAGGATTGGATAAAAATATTGTGCAGCAATTGCCAGCGGATAGGAAATATATCCTGGAAATCCTTCAGGCAGAAAAATATATTGATGTCATCATTCCACGTGGTTCCAATGAGCTCATTTCTTTCGTGCGTAAGAACGCTCTTGTGCCGGTTATTGAGACTGGAGCAGGGGTGTGTCATACTTACGTTGCGGAATCCGCAAAGTTGAATACAGCGGCTGAAATTGTTCAGAATGCCAAGGTTTCTCGTCCTTCCGTATGTAATGCATTAGATACTGTGTTAGTCGATAAAACAATTGCTGCAGACTTTTTAGAACTGCTGGCGCCGTTACTGTCCGAACATCAGGTAGAAGTTTTTGCGGACGACCTTGCTTTTAGCCTTTTAAAGGAGTCGGATTACCCGCATTTGGTTCATGCAGCAAGCGAAGATTTTGGAAGAGAATTTCTTGATTATAAGTGTTCTGTTAAGGTCGTGGAAAATATACAGGAAGCATTAGATCATATCTCCGAATATTCTTCGAAGCATTCTGAGGCCATCATCACGGAAAATGCAGCAGAAGCGGAACAATTTTTAGAAGCCGTAGATGCTGCCGTAGTTTACTGGAATGCCTCTACGCGCTTCACAGACGGACAAATGTTTGGATTAGGTGCTGAGATTGGAATTTCTACGCAGAAGCTTCATGCAAGAGGACCTTTCGCATTGGAGAAATTGGTCACAGAAAAATGGATCGTAAAAGGGGCTGGGCAAATAAGGAATTAA
- the proB gene encoding glutamate 5-kinase: MNKPILVLKLGTASITTPKGELDEGVIADVAAQVAQLAEGHRLILVSSGAVAAGKQYIKNYKGKISERKAAAAIGNPILLNTYSKHFYPYGIQMAQSLCERRHFSNRTQFLQLKETYEELWKNGVIPIANENDVVSDLELRFSDNDELATLLGVGFGASLILLGTSVPGVLDKDGKVVEKIDSINNEVFSLADKKTSDLGLGGMVSKLTFAHLASTMGIKVVIFGIRTPNGILDAVAEKTGTVCAAKNCSIPARNKWLASGSLVTGRLMVDEGAVEAIRARKSLLAVGVAAVIAPFANGEIFELVDAQMNIVGVARAKASSENIINNLKQHNLEIANASDIVIL, encoded by the coding sequence ATGAATAAGCCGATACTTGTTTTGAAATTAGGTACTGCCTCCATTACTACTCCAAAAGGGGAGTTGGATGAGGGTGTAATTGCTGATGTAGCGGCACAGGTTGCCCAACTTGCGGAAGGACATAGATTAATTCTGGTTTCTTCAGGTGCCGTTGCTGCTGGAAAGCAATACATTAAAAATTATAAAGGGAAAATATCCGAAAGGAAAGCTGCTGCGGCTATCGGGAACCCCATATTGTTAAATACCTATTCAAAACATTTTTACCCCTATGGCATTCAGATGGCTCAGAGTCTTTGTGAGCGTCGTCATTTCTCTAACAGAACGCAATTTTTACAACTCAAAGAAACCTATGAGGAACTGTGGAAGAATGGCGTCATTCCTATTGCAAATGAAAATGATGTAGTGAGTGATCTGGAATTGAGATTTTCTGATAATGATGAGCTGGCCACCTTGCTGGGCGTAGGTTTTGGCGCTTCACTGATCTTGCTGGGGACTTCCGTTCCTGGCGTATTGGATAAAGATGGAAAAGTGGTGGAGAAAATAGATTCCATCAATAACGAGGTGTTCTCCCTTGCCGATAAAAAAACTTCTGATCTTGGATTAGGAGGGATGGTGTCCAAGCTGACCTTTGCCCACCTGGCCTCTACTATGGGGATTAAAGTGGTCATATTTGGAATTAGAACCCCGAATGGTATTCTGGATGCGGTAGCCGAAAAAACCGGAACCGTATGTGCAGCTAAAAATTGCTCTATACCGGCCAGAAATAAATGGCTGGCGAGTGGAAGTCTGGTGACCGGCAGGTTAATGGTAGATGAGGGTGCTGTGGAGGCCATTAGAGCACGTAAAAGTTTACTGGCTGTGGGGGTGGCTGCTGTGATTGCCCCATTTGCAAATGGAGAAATATTTGAGCTGGTGGATGCTCAAATGAACATTGTTGGGGTAGCAAGGGCTAAAGCCTCCTCTGAAAATATTATAAACAATTTAAAACAACATAACCTGGAGATTGCCAACGCCAGTGATATCGTTATCTTATAA
- a CDS encoding OsmC family protein has protein sequence MKRNATAVWNGTIKEGAGHLSTDSKVLDQTQYSFNSRFADGIGTNPEELMAAAHAGCFTMKLSLDLTEAGFTPENLETKATISLDNGVISSSHLVLKASVPGITDEQFQEIAKGAKANCPVSKAYNLEITLDASLVS, from the coding sequence ATGAAACGTAATGCAACAGCCGTTTGGAATGGCACAATCAAAGAAGGTGCTGGACACCTGAGCACAGATAGCAAAGTATTGGATCAGACACAATATTCTTTTAACAGCAGATTTGCTGATGGGATTGGTACGAATCCGGAAGAGCTGATGGCTGCGGCACATGCAGGCTGTTTTACGATGAAATTGAGCCTGGACTTAACAGAAGCGGGTTTTACGCCTGAGAATTTAGAGACTAAGGCTACGATTTCGCTAGACAATGGCGTGATCTCCAGTTCTCATTTGGTTTTAAAAGCAAGTGTTCCTGGTATTACTGATGAACAGTTTCAGGAAATTGCAAAGGGAGCAAAAGCGAATTGCCCAGTGAGCAAAGCTTATAATCTGGAAATTACTTTGGATGCGAGCTTAGTCTCTTGA
- a CDS encoding GNAT family N-acetyltransferase, protein MLKDVTIIPSNSNDIDRIFELYDDAIAYQKTVFKKHWQGFERSLIEKEIQEGRQWKIIIEGQTACIFAIDFNDPLIWKEKDADPSIYIHRIVTNPAFRGYHFVNIIIEWAKAYGAKKEKKYIRLDTWGDNPKLIAYYERCGFNYLGNIVPEASEVLPKHYENIVLAIFEIEID, encoded by the coding sequence ATGTTAAAAGACGTTACCATTATTCCTTCCAACTCAAACGATATTGATCGCATTTTTGAACTTTATGATGATGCAATCGCTTATCAAAAAACTGTATTCAAAAAACACTGGCAAGGATTTGAACGCAGCTTAATTGAAAAAGAAATTCAGGAAGGCAGACAATGGAAAATCATCATCGAGGGACAAACAGCCTGCATTTTTGCCATCGACTTCAACGATCCACTCATCTGGAAAGAAAAAGATGCGGATCCTTCCATCTATATCCACCGAATTGTGACGAATCCAGCATTCAGGGGTTATCATTTTGTGAACATCATCATTGAATGGGCCAAAGCTTATGGTGCTAAAAAGGAAAAGAAATACATTAGGTTAGATACCTGGGGAGACAACCCTAAGCTCATCGCTTATTATGAGAGATGCGGTTTCAATTATTTAGGCAACATTGTCCCGGAAGCCTCCGAGGTACTGCCTAAGCATTATGAGAATATTGTACTGGCTATATTTGAAATCGAGATTGATTGA
- a CDS encoding gliding motility-associated C-terminal domain-containing protein, which produces MKNIVLLICLLFIFHNIHAQICGSPGKDGATGFRNRVINTYFSPATDMVLPQGSKQIMLNGVDLSGGLFFDNFGTTPISPGDLLMVIQMQDATINFSDDARYGSNNPLSGPDGRGGTGFTDLGSSGKYEYVLAINSVTRNGGLLIFKGLGAGDGTVNQYISAAPTLFRGSRSFQVIRVPQYANLTLDLDRESVNMPRFNGKVGGVLAFNVAGTLNLNGHKIDASVSGFFGGDKARGFERADGYYNRNDVYAQFSTRDLAERHAGKADGVAGSPAFGFPLGTRGIGAAANAGGAGYLNLAGGGGGGNGGAGGVGGNGAATGDPRDVFPNGGRPGSPVYTVNADLDRLIPGGGGGGADVNGYDIFNITAAGGAAVMINADRITGTGAIISNGASILAPWANPGDYNVILSGSGGGAGGTIFVNELRGDLPANVSIEARGGNGHNIALKNSVMLTNGPGGGGGGGQVFNSLSPSRASTNVTKGSAGMVYETGDKKSAADGQDGNTQSFRNSDLPRHLRYNVCFPELYTKVALSNLTALNYPGSQLNYTIRTRNLGPATAVDVQLEMKLPPGFSFVSAKASYTGDSSGPETLVNLDPTARRLLVGNFNLFPGDEVVITLTAKIACNVIPGTYHASAQSLAPDPLRTAANPDRLVTPAVNAFPNTFFSYESYPDPVPGSNYNGDLAASSAEDVVVVMANITGNVIQAPQISVFCLKGDPGIIQGMEPSGGPVPFSYQWQQSSNGQDFTNIIGAITEHFDPPLLTESVYYRRKVVMGGCIDVPNFSNIVLMKVEQSLPVPGFLMPDACVNDGATYFKNTTVPDDDDALGILTYVWDFGDVYSGPGNPNTSTDKNGRHLFSRSGEYTITLTVSRAGICPQTITRGFRFNGLPTANFSIQGSTYCSGQELAFEDRATVDYGEITRIEWYFDDQKPTEVQVDLQPEKRNAGVRIFKHLYPAFHSPATRTVSVRMVVFSGTSCRDEKLMSFILQASPELTFDALPAICKNADPFQLTQAKEVRGTAGEGKYLGRGVNAQGEFSPELAGPGTYSIQYIFTAENGCVVEKSQQITVLPVPVADAGADISMLEGGSQQLALDSKVPAGGGNSGLRYKWTPATFLDRDDVRNPVCAPTLDQVYTLTVTDGESCASTDQVNVRLIKNPQIPNTFSPNGDGINDDWKIKYMESYPQATIVIFNRFGTKVFSGDAKSKPWDGKFKGKDLPIGTYFYVIDPHNGRKTLSGSITILR; this is translated from the coding sequence ATGAAAAATATAGTCTTATTGATTTGTCTGTTGTTTATATTTCACAATATACATGCACAAATATGTGGAAGTCCAGGTAAAGATGGTGCAACAGGTTTTCGGAATAGAGTAATCAATACTTATTTCTCGCCGGCCACAGATATGGTCCTTCCCCAGGGTTCCAAGCAAATTATGCTCAATGGCGTAGATCTGTCTGGAGGTCTTTTCTTCGATAATTTTGGAACGACTCCGATTAGTCCTGGAGATTTGCTGATGGTGATTCAGATGCAGGATGCGACCATTAACTTTAGTGATGATGCGAGATATGGAAGCAATAATCCACTTTCAGGACCGGATGGGCGTGGAGGTACCGGCTTTACAGATTTGGGAAGCAGTGGTAAATATGAATATGTGCTGGCTATAAATTCGGTGACCCGGAATGGTGGTTTACTGATTTTTAAGGGCCTGGGAGCAGGTGATGGTACGGTAAATCAATATATAAGTGCAGCGCCTACTTTGTTCCGTGGTTCCAGAAGTTTTCAGGTCATCAGAGTCCCGCAATACGCAAACTTAACATTGGATTTAGATCGGGAAAGTGTCAATATGCCCCGGTTTAATGGGAAAGTTGGAGGCGTACTGGCTTTCAATGTTGCAGGTACGTTGAACTTAAATGGCCACAAAATAGATGCTTCTGTGAGTGGCTTTTTTGGAGGAGATAAAGCCCGTGGTTTTGAGCGCGCAGATGGTTATTATAATAGGAATGATGTTTATGCTCAGTTTTCTACCAGAGATCTTGCCGAAAGACACGCTGGTAAAGCAGATGGGGTTGCAGGTTCGCCAGCTTTTGGCTTTCCATTAGGAACCAGAGGGATAGGCGCGGCTGCGAATGCTGGTGGTGCCGGATACCTGAACCTTGCAGGCGGCGGCGGCGGTGGCAATGGTGGCGCTGGTGGCGTAGGCGGAAATGGCGCGGCTACCGGTGATCCCAGAGATGTTTTTCCAAATGGCGGGCGTCCAGGTTCTCCAGTTTATACGGTCAATGCGGATCTTGATAGATTGATTCCCGGAGGAGGAGGTGGTGGTGCAGACGTAAATGGTTATGATATTTTTAACATTACCGCGGCAGGTGGCGCGGCAGTGATGATCAATGCAGATCGCATCACTGGAACAGGTGCTATTATTTCAAACGGAGCGAGCATATTGGCGCCTTGGGCAAATCCAGGAGATTATAATGTGATCCTTTCCGGTTCGGGTGGCGGTGCTGGCGGAACTATTTTTGTCAATGAACTTCGTGGCGATTTACCGGCTAATGTGAGTATAGAAGCAAGAGGAGGGAATGGCCATAACATTGCTTTAAAGAATTCGGTGATGTTAACGAATGGGCCTGGTGGCGGTGGTGGTGGCGGACAGGTTTTCAACTCCCTGTCTCCTTCCAGGGCATCCACAAATGTAACCAAAGGTAGTGCTGGTATGGTTTATGAGACTGGCGACAAAAAATCTGCTGCTGATGGTCAGGATGGAAATACCCAGTCTTTTAGAAATAGTGATCTTCCCCGGCATTTAAGGTATAATGTTTGTTTTCCGGAGCTGTATACGAAGGTTGCTTTAAGCAATTTAACCGCTTTAAATTACCCAGGCAGTCAGTTAAATTATACCATCCGAACCAGAAATTTAGGACCTGCTACTGCTGTCGATGTTCAGCTGGAAATGAAACTGCCGCCAGGTTTTTCTTTTGTCTCCGCAAAAGCCAGTTATACCGGGGATTCCAGCGGACCGGAAACATTGGTTAATCTGGATCCTACGGCCAGACGTTTGCTGGTAGGGAATTTCAATTTGTTTCCAGGGGATGAGGTCGTGATTACACTGACTGCTAAAATTGCTTGTAACGTGATACCCGGTACTTATCATGCCAGTGCGCAGTCATTAGCCCCAGATCCTTTAAGAACTGCTGCTAATCCAGATCGCTTAGTGACTCCTGCGGTCAATGCTTTTCCAAATACATTTTTCAGTTACGAATCTTATCCAGATCCTGTTCCAGGCAGCAATTACAATGGAGACCTAGCAGCTTCAAGTGCTGAAGATGTAGTGGTCGTTATGGCTAATATTACTGGAAATGTGATTCAGGCACCACAAATTTCAGTATTCTGTTTGAAAGGAGATCCTGGAATTATTCAGGGGATGGAACCTTCCGGTGGCCCGGTTCCCTTCAGTTATCAATGGCAGCAATCATCCAATGGCCAGGATTTTACTAATATTATCGGGGCTATAACTGAGCATTTTGATCCGCCACTACTTACTGAATCTGTTTATTACCGGCGGAAAGTAGTGATGGGTGGATGTATAGACGTTCCAAATTTCAGCAATATTGTTCTGATGAAGGTCGAGCAGTCTTTACCTGTACCCGGTTTTCTGATGCCAGATGCTTGTGTGAATGATGGGGCGACCTATTTTAAGAATACTACTGTGCCTGATGATGATGATGCTTTGGGTATTTTGACTTACGTCTGGGATTTTGGAGATGTTTATTCTGGACCTGGTAATCCCAATACTTCAACAGATAAGAATGGTCGCCATTTGTTTAGCAGAAGCGGGGAATATACCATTACGCTGACTGTGAGCAGGGCTGGGATTTGTCCTCAGACGATAACCAGGGGTTTCCGGTTTAACGGCCTGCCTACAGCAAATTTCAGCATTCAGGGAAGTACGTATTGCAGCGGACAAGAATTGGCATTTGAGGACAGGGCTACTGTAGATTACGGGGAGATCACCAGAATTGAATGGTATTTTGATGATCAAAAACCTACTGAGGTGCAGGTAGATTTACAGCCGGAAAAACGCAATGCCGGAGTCAGGATTTTTAAACACCTGTATCCAGCTTTTCATAGTCCGGCAACCAGGACTGTGAGCGTTCGGATGGTGGTTTTTTCGGGTACTTCCTGCAGGGATGAAAAGTTAATGTCTTTTATTTTACAAGCGAGTCCTGAACTTACTTTTGATGCTTTGCCTGCCATTTGCAAGAATGCGGATCCATTTCAGCTGACCCAGGCAAAGGAGGTCAGGGGGACAGCAGGGGAAGGAAAATACTTAGGAAGGGGGGTTAATGCGCAGGGAGAATTCAGCCCTGAACTGGCTGGTCCGGGGACGTATTCAATCCAGTATATTTTTACCGCGGAGAATGGCTGCGTGGTAGAGAAAAGTCAGCAGATTACAGTACTTCCAGTACCAGTGGCGGATGCAGGTGCGGATATTTCTATGCTGGAAGGAGGAAGTCAGCAACTGGCATTGGATAGTAAGGTGCCCGCAGGAGGGGGGAACTCTGGATTGAGGTATAAATGGACTCCAGCCACTTTCCTGGATCGTGATGATGTAAGGAACCCAGTTTGCGCTCCAACTTTAGATCAGGTTTATACGCTGACTGTTACCGATGGGGAGAGTTGTGCCAGTACCGATCAGGTGAATGTTCGACTAATTAAAAACCCGCAGATTCCCAATACCTTTAGCCCAAATGGTGACGGGATTAATGACGACTGGAAGATAAAATACATGGAAAGTTATCCTCAAGCCACGATTGTCATTTTTAACAGGTTTGGGACCAAGGTGTTTAGCGGTGATGCAAAGTCAAAGCCCTGGGATGGCAAATTTAAAGGGAAGGATCTGCCAATAGGTACTTATTTTTATGTGATTGATCCGCATAACGGAAGAAAGACGCTTTCAGGATCAATTACAATTTTAAGGTAA
- a CDS encoding AsmA family protein — protein sequence MEKMPRWSKITLRIFIGLVALVALVFVGLGLYVNANKKTLLATITEQLNKNLNGSLTIGSMDPTFFKGFPGVSISLKNVVIKDSLWKVHQHTLLEAQDFEVSVNTMALLRGTIEIKKIGINNAKIDLFTDTSGYSNTAVFGKKDKKKSDSTKASTDAQLKQFSLNNVNFIVDNRKGHKLFHFEVADLDGKMDYSFSGWEANLKLKTLAKSMAFNTRRGSFIKDKVLEGPFKINYDEDTGIILVAPNQLNIGKDPFIIGAKFDTSKENTTFTIDIKAPSILWKDAANLLAPNITEKLLMFDLKTPIDASCILNGDMGPGGDPEINVTAIVKDNVLKTPGAIIDSCNFKGTFTNNYEKGKGITDPNSAIKLYGFRGSYTEMPFSIDTVMILDLEKPIATGVFKSKFAVAKLNKAIGTETLRFGKGTATVRLAYKADIVDFKLHKPLVTGVVDVVNADVSYVPRKLNFTNTAVSLNFTTDDLFIKNIRLQSGKSIVMMDGQIRNFLNLYYNDPEKILLNWQIRSPQLHLGEFLGFLGTRKPARASKKSSKNTSFSEDVNDLFEKSKVDMHLRVAKVYYNKFVGTDVTADLFLSEAGIGMKNISVKHGGGAMKVNGNISQKGNMNRFLVNTTLSNVDIKNFFYSFDNFGMTTLTSKNLKGFLFSKSTIGGLITDQGRLVTNSLGGNIVFDLKQGALLQFEPVKSVGKFAFPFRDLDNITFSNLNGKFDVRGPLITIAPMQINTSLLNMDVSGVYSMSKGTNIAVDVPLRNPKKDADIIDKKEIQERRMKGIVLHLLATDGEDGKIKIKLNKNRNKDK from the coding sequence ATGGAAAAAATGCCTCGCTGGTCTAAAATTACGCTTAGAATATTTATTGGTTTAGTCGCTCTTGTTGCTCTCGTTTTTGTTGGACTCGGTTTGTATGTAAATGCAAATAAAAAGACGTTGCTGGCTACAATAACAGAACAATTAAATAAAAATCTCAATGGATCTTTAACCATTGGCAGTATGGACCCTACTTTTTTTAAAGGTTTTCCAGGGGTATCTATCAGTCTCAAAAATGTGGTAATTAAAGATAGTCTTTGGAAAGTACACCAGCATACCTTATTGGAGGCGCAGGATTTTGAAGTCTCAGTAAACACAATGGCCTTGTTAAGAGGAACTATTGAGATCAAAAAAATAGGTATTAATAATGCTAAAATAGACTTGTTTACCGATACTTCCGGATATAGCAACACCGCTGTTTTTGGAAAGAAAGATAAGAAAAAATCAGATTCGACTAAGGCGAGTACCGATGCTCAATTGAAACAATTCAGCTTAAATAATGTGAATTTTATTGTTGACAATAGAAAGGGCCATAAATTGTTTCATTTTGAAGTCGCCGATCTGGATGGAAAGATGGATTACTCCTTTTCAGGATGGGAAGCGAATTTGAAGTTAAAGACGCTGGCAAAGAGCATGGCCTTTAATACGAGAAGAGGCAGCTTTATCAAAGATAAGGTGCTGGAAGGTCCTTTTAAGATCAATTATGATGAAGATACAGGGATTATCCTGGTTGCTCCTAATCAGTTGAATATCGGAAAGGATCCTTTTATTATCGGTGCTAAATTTGATACCTCAAAAGAAAATACAACTTTTACCATTGACATTAAAGCGCCTTCCATTTTATGGAAAGATGCGGCCAATTTACTGGCACCAAATATTACAGAGAAACTGCTGATGTTTGATTTGAAAACACCAATAGATGCCAGTTGTATCCTAAACGGGGACATGGGGCCAGGTGGTGATCCGGAAATTAATGTGACGGCGATCGTAAAAGATAATGTTTTAAAAACTCCGGGAGCCATTATTGACAGCTGTAACTTTAAAGGCACCTTTACCAATAATTATGAAAAGGGTAAAGGTATTACTGATCCGAATTCAGCGATTAAATTGTATGGATTTAGAGGTTCCTATACAGAAATGCCTTTTTCAATTGATACGGTAATGATTCTTGATTTGGAGAAACCTATTGCTACAGGGGTATTCAAGTCGAAATTTGCTGTTGCGAAGCTGAATAAAGCAATTGGAACAGAAACATTGAGGTTTGGGAAAGGAACAGCAACAGTGAGGTTGGCTTATAAAGCCGATATCGTTGATTTTAAACTCCATAAACCACTGGTGACCGGGGTAGTTGACGTGGTGAATGCAGATGTAAGTTATGTGCCAAGGAAGTTGAATTTTACCAATACTGCGGTGTCCTTGAATTTCACTACGGATGATCTATTTATTAAAAATATTCGTTTGCAGAGTGGAAAGAGCATCGTAATGATGGATGGCCAGATTCGTAATTTCCTGAATTTATATTATAACGATCCAGAGAAGATCTTGCTGAACTGGCAGATTAGAAGTCCGCAGTTACATTTAGGAGAGTTTTTAGGTTTTCTGGGAACAAGAAAGCCAGCTAGAGCGTCGAAGAAATCTTCAAAAAATACCAGTTTCTCAGAAGATGTGAACGATTTATTTGAGAAGAGTAAGGTTGATATGCACTTAAGGGTAGCCAAAGTATATTATAATAAATTTGTTGGTACAGATGTTACCGCAGATTTGTTTCTTTCTGAAGCTGGCATTGGTATGAAAAATATTTCTGTGAAACATGGTGGAGGTGCGATGAAGGTAAATGGGAATATCTCCCAAAAAGGAAATATGAATCGTTTTTTGGTTAACACGACCTTAAGCAATGTAGATATTAAAAACTTCTTTTATTCTTTTGATAATTTCGGGATGACTACGCTGACTTCTAAAAACTTGAAAGGTTTTCTTTTTTCTAAGTCGACAATTGGCGGTTTGATTACGGATCAGGGAAGACTGGTGACCAATTCTTTAGGCGGTAATATTGTATTTGACTTAAAACAAGGGGCATTACTGCAATTTGAACCGGTAAAAAGTGTGGGTAAATTTGCTTTCCCTTTCAGGGATCTGGACAATATTACTTTTAGTAACCTGAATGGTAAGTTTGATGTTCGTGGGCCGCTGATTACGATTGCCCCAATGCAGATCAATACAAGTCTCCTGAATATGGACGTATCTGGAGTATATTCTATGTCGAAAGGGACGAATATTGCAGTAGATGTGCCGCTTAGGAATCCGAAAAAGGATGCGGATATCATCGATAAAAAGGAAATTCAGGAGCGCAGAATGAAGGGAATTGTACTTCATTTATTGGCAACTGATGGGGAAGATGGTAAGATTAAAATCAAGTTGAATAAAAACCGGAATAAAGATAAGTAG
- a CDS encoding NAD(P)-dependent alcohol dehydrogenase: MTSVKAYAAHKSDKPLEPYQLTRREPGADDVEIKILYSGVCHSDIHTARNEWGGTMYPVVPGHEIVGKVSRVGANVSKFKVGDTVGVGCFVDSCGHCNNCKDHQEQYCENGHSQTYNSFEQDKKTITYGGYSTHIVVTQGFVLSVSDKLPLEKVAPLLCAGITTYSPLRHWGVKKGHKLAVVGLGGLGHMAVKLAASMGAEVTMLSRSPEKAKDAEELGAHHFALTTEKETMKGLANTFDFIIDTVSAEHDYNEYLALLRTNGVMILLGVPPTPSEVHAVQLIFGRRSLVGSLVGGIKETQEMLDYCAEHGITSDVEMIRMDQINEAYERTLKGDVRYRFVIDMATID; the protein is encoded by the coding sequence ATGACTTCAGTAAAAGCATACGCAGCTCATAAATCAGATAAACCATTGGAACCGTATCAATTAACTCGTCGGGAGCCGGGTGCGGATGATGTGGAGATCAAAATTTTATATAGTGGGGTGTGTCATTCAGACATCCATACGGCAAGAAATGAATGGGGAGGTACGATGTATCCTGTCGTTCCAGGCCATGAAATCGTAGGTAAAGTGAGCCGTGTAGGGGCTAATGTAAGTAAATTCAAAGTAGGGGATACAGTAGGTGTAGGCTGTTTTGTAGATTCTTGCGGTCATTGTAATAACTGTAAAGACCATCAGGAGCAGTATTGCGAAAACGGACATTCACAGACTTATAACTCTTTTGAGCAGGATAAGAAAACCATAACTTATGGCGGTTATTCCACACATATTGTGGTGACTCAAGGATTTGTATTGAGCGTTTCCGATAAGTTACCATTGGAAAAAGTGGCGCCATTGCTTTGTGCGGGGATTACTACTTATTCTCCTTTGAGACATTGGGGCGTGAAAAAAGGACATAAGCTGGCAGTCGTAGGCTTGGGTGGTTTAGGCCACATGGCTGTAAAACTTGCCGCTTCTATGGGTGCTGAAGTAACGATGCTGAGTCGTTCTCCGGAAAAAGCGAAAGATGCTGAAGAGTTAGGTGCGCATCATTTTGCATTGACTACAGAAAAAGAGACGATGAAAGGTCTGGCGAATACGTTTGATTTTATCATTGATACGGTTTCTGCAGAACATGATTACAACGAGTATCTTGCTTTATTGCGTACCAATGGAGTGATGATTTTGTTGGGTGTTCCTCCAACGCCTTCGGAAGTACATGCGGTTCAATTAATTTTTGGTCGCCGTAGTCTGGTAGGTTCTTTGGTGGGTGGTATCAAGGAAACACAGGAAATGTTAGATTATTGTGCGGAGCATGGCATCACTTCCGATGTGGAAATGATCAGAATGGATCAGATCAACGAGGCGTATGAGCGTACCCTGAAAGGTGATGTTCGTTATCGATTCGTGATTGATATGGCCACTATAGATTAA